Genomic segment of Desulfuromonadaceae bacterium:
TGCCGGGGATCGACGGCATCGAAGTCTGTCGCCGTCTGCGCACAGCGCCGGAGACTGCTGATGTCCCGATTATCATGCTCACCGCCAAGGGGGAAGAAGCCGATATCATCCGCGGCCTCGAAGTGGGGGCCGATGACTACATGACCAAGCCGTTCGGTTCACACGTGCTCCTCGCCCGGATCAAGTCGGTGCTGCGGCGTGTCGGACGCACGGTCGAAGGGGGGGAGGAAAAGCCCCTGAAACTCGGTGGTCTGCTCATCCACCCCGGCCGCAATGAGGTGCTGATCGACGGCACGCCGACCGAGCTGACCTTCTCCGAATTCAAGCTCCTCCATTTTCTGGCCCGCCGCCCCGGCTGGGTCTTCACCCGCAGCCAGATCGTCGACGCGGTGCATGGCCAGGATTACCCGGTCACTGATCGTTCGGTCGATGTGCTGGTCGTCGGACTGCGCAAAAAGCTTGCTAAACGTGGTCGCGTTATAGAAACGGTACGCGGCATCGGTTACCGCTTCAGTGACTCATGATGAAACCGCAACGCCTCCTCTGGCATCTCTATGGCACGTTTTTGCTCCTGATACTCGCTGCGATCATCACCGTCACCTGGTATATTTCGGGCACGCTGCACGATTTTCATGTCACTCAGATCCGGCAAAACCTGATCGTTCAGGCACATCTGGTTGTCGATCGCGTGACCGGAAAACTGGACGCAAAAAATTCCACCGAACTTGATCTGCTCAGCAAGCATCTCGGTGAGCTGACCGGCACCCGCATTACCCTGATCCTTCCCGACGGCAAGGTGATTGCGGACTCCGAAGAGCTCATTTACCGGATGGACAATCATGCCGGGCGACCGGAGATCACCGCCGCCCTGAGCGGCGTCACCGGGGTCTCGACCCGCTTCAGCCAGACTTTGCAGCAGACCCTGATGTACGTGGCGGTGCCGGTCTTCAGCGGCAAGAAGATTACCGGCAGTGTCCGCACCGCGCTGTCAATCGCCACCATTGAGGAGGCCCGCGCCGCAGCCCATCGAAAAATTATCGTTGCCAGCGGGGGGATTGCGATTATTGCCGCGCTCTTCAGTCTGTGGCTGGCCCGCCGTATCAGCCAACCGCTGGAAAGCATGCGGCGCGGCGCCGAACGCTTCGCCCTCGGCGCATTCGATACCCACCTCACACTCAGCAGTGGCGTTGTCGAGCTTACCGCCCTCAGCGGGGCGTTGAACAATATGGCCGGGCAGCTTGAACAGCGTTTCCAGTCGATCAAAAATCAACGCAACGAACTCGACGCGGTTCTCTCCAGCATGATTGAAGCGGTGATCGCGGTCGACCGTGACGAACATATCCTGCGCCTCAATTCCGCCGCCGCCCATCTGTTTGGTGTGCAACAGCACTCGGCCATCAACCGCCCGGTGCAGGAGGTGTTGCGCAAGGCGACCCTGCAACAGTTTATCCGTGAAACCCTGGCCGCCGAAGAACCGCTGGAACGCGACCTGACGCTGCTGGTTGACGGCGTCGAACGGCATCTTCAGACGCGTGGCACCGCCCTGAAAAACTCCCGCAACGAACGGATCGGGGCGCTGATTGTCATCAGTGATGTCACCCGCCTGCGGCGGCTGGAAAACCTGCGCCGCGATTTTGTCGCCAATGTCTCCCACGAACTGAAGACGCCGATCACCGCGATTCGTGGCTGGGCGGAGACGCTGCGTCATAACGATCCGGAGACGCATGAAAAGGCGATTGACGTCATCCTCCGCCAGTCCGACCGGCTGAACGATATTTTTAACGATCTACTCGACCTGTCACGCCTCGAAGAGGAGCAGGAACGCTCGGCCATCGCGCTACAGCCGGTGCTGCTACCGACGATCTTTGAGAGCGTCGTCACGGCGCGTTCAGTCGAACTGCGCGAGAAAGACCTGGTCGCCGTTGTGCAGTGCGATCCCCGCCTCAAGGTCAACTGCGCCCCGTTGATGCTGGAGCAGGCCGTCGCGAACCTGCTCGGTAACGCGATCAAGTACAGCCCGGCAGGGGGACGCATCATTCTGTCAGCCGAGCGGTCAGCGGAGCAGCTCGTGATCACGGTCGAGGATTTCGGCTGTGGCATTCCCAACGAACACCTGCCGCGCCTCTTCGAACGCTTCTACCGCGTCGACCCCGCCCGCAGCCGCGCCCTCGGCGGCACCGGCCTCGGCCTGGCGATCGTCAAGCACATCGCGCAGATTCATGGCGGCAGCGTTGAGGCGCAGAGTAGCGTCGGAGAGGGAAGTACTTTTTCAATCATTTTGCCCACTGTTTAGCTCATTCTGTGGGAGCGGCTTCCCAGCCGCGAACGGATCGCGTCAATGAGCTGACAACCAACGTCCGAAAGCGCCGGTCAAAACCGGCGAGGTGTAGCGAATAAAAGAGTCGTACGGTGAAGGCGTAGCGAACCACACCGGCCCCGCGTCATGCGTCGGCTATCCGGGAAGGGTCATGAGGGGTCTCAACTCTTGACAAAAATATTAAGGATCCGTCAGAAGTTGAGACTTGACCCTATTGAGGGTGTGCTGATCTCCCGTAATTTCCCCATGAACTGTCACTAAAGTACGACCGCGGCGCGAAATCAGAAAAAATATCCCCAGCCGAAGTGCAAACCGAAATCGCG
This window contains:
- a CDS encoding response regulator, whose product is MKARKILIIEDEEDILALIHYNLTREGYQPTGTMTGEEGLAAARNQRPDLILLDLMLPGIDGIEVCRRLRTAPETADVPIIMLTAKGEEADIIRGLEVGADDYMTKPFGSHVLLARIKSVLRRVGRTVEGGEEKPLKLGGLLIHPGRNEVLIDGTPTELTFSEFKLLHFLARRPGWVFTRSQIVDAVHGQDYPVTDRSVDVLVVGLRKKLAKRGRVIETVRGIGYRFSDS
- a CDS encoding PAS domain-containing protein, whose translation is MMKPQRLLWHLYGTFLLLILAAIITVTWYISGTLHDFHVTQIRQNLIVQAHLVVDRVTGKLDAKNSTELDLLSKHLGELTGTRITLILPDGKVIADSEELIYRMDNHAGRPEITAALSGVTGVSTRFSQTLQQTLMYVAVPVFSGKKITGSVRTALSIATIEEARAAAHRKIIVASGGIAIIAALFSLWLARRISQPLESMRRGAERFALGAFDTHLTLSSGVVELTALSGALNNMAGQLEQRFQSIKNQRNELDAVLSSMIEAVIAVDRDEHILRLNSAAAHLFGVQQHSAINRPVQEVLRKATLQQFIRETLAAEEPLERDLTLLVDGVERHLQTRGTALKNSRNERIGALIVISDVTRLRRLENLRRDFVANVSHELKTPITAIRGWAETLRHNDPETHEKAIDVILRQSDRLNDIFNDLLDLSRLEEEQERSAIALQPVLLPTIFESVVTARSVELREKDLVAVVQCDPRLKVNCAPLMLEQAVANLLGNAIKYSPAGGRIILSAERSAEQLVITVEDFGCGIPNEHLPRLFERFYRVDPARSRALGGTGLGLAIVKHIAQIHGGSVEAQSSVGEGSTFSIILPTV